In the Engystomops pustulosus chromosome 2, aEngPut4.maternal, whole genome shotgun sequence genome, one interval contains:
- the LOC140119804 gene encoding uncharacterized protein isoform X1, with product MEDLEQMAARILELTLEMISLITGEDYTVVKKSSGECVTPRVSGGWTQSPITEPPPHSLIHEQKILELTSRITELLSGEVPIRCQDVTVYFSMEEWEYIEGHKDQYKDIMMEDHQPLTSPDGSSQRNPPERCPSPGDSRDITQEPERCPSPGDSRDIKEEPERCPSPGDSRDITQEPERCPSPGDSRDITQEPERRPSPGDSRDITQEPERCPSPDDSRDITQEPEENVPLDHLENCGGRRSGEEIPSSVTEEGEDGTRGSHAHLFVSLSSEIEDYQSLIGKKVTGRKLEKIFTCSECKKCFTDKSVFAKHQRIHTKTKPFSCSECGKCFTAKSQLEIHQRTHTGEKPFSCLECGKCFSRKGDLQKHQKIHTGEKPFTCPECGKCFSHKDGLHKHQRIHTGVKPFSCTLCGKCFSLKDGLKKHQKIHTGEKPFSCLECGKCFLHKGGLQKHQRTHTGEKPFSCSECGKCFSFKAHLQAHERIHTGEKPYSCTECGKCFSTKVQLQKHQKTHRKEKTFPCSECGKCFSTKFQFEGHLRTHTGEKPFSCSVCGKCFSLKGYLQAHQRTHRAEKPFSCLECGKCFSTKVQLHKHQRTHLEEKPFSCSECGKGFYLQSLLWVHQRTHTGERPFSCSECGKCFYEKSVLLRHVRIHTREK from the exons ATGGAAGACctagagcagatggcggccaggatcctggagctcaccctggagatgatctccttgataaccggagag gattacacagtagtgaagaagtcgtctggtgagtgtgtgaccccccgtgtgtcaggaggatggacccagagccccatcaccgagcctccacctcattcactgatacatgagcagaagatcctagaacttacctccaggatcactgagctgctgagcggagag gttcctataaggtgtcaggacgtcactgtctatttctccatggaggagtgggagtatatagaaggacacaaggaccagtacaaggacatcatgatggaggaccaccagcccctcacatcaccag atggatccagtcagagaaatccaccagagagatgtcccagtcctggagattcccgagatattacacaggaaccagagagatgtcccagtcctggagattcccgagatatcaaagaggaaccagagagatgtcccagtcctggagattcccgagatattacacaggaaccagagagatgtcccagtcctggagattcccgggatattacacaggaaccagagagacgtcccagtcctggagattcccgagatattacacaggaaccagagagatgtcccagtcctgacgattcccgagatattacacaggaaccggaggagaatgtcccactggatcatcTG gaaaattgtggtggaaggaggagcggagaggaaatcccctcatcagtgacagaggagg GTGAAGACGGTACAAGAGGCTCACATGCCCATCTCTTTGTATCTCTGTCTTCTGAAATAGAAGATTATCAATCGCTGATTGGCAAAAAAGTGACTGGGCGTAAACTGGAAAAGATCTTTACATGTTcagaatgtaaaaaatgttttaccgATAAATCAGTTTTcgctaaacatcagagaattcacacaaaaacgaagccgttttcatgttctgaatgtgggaaatgttttacagcTAAAAGTCAGCTGGAGAtccatcaaagaactcacacaggagagaagccattttcatgtctcgaatgtggaaaatgtttttcacGCAAAGGTGATCTTCAGAAGCATcaaaaaattcacacaggggagaagccatttacatgtcctgaatgtgggaaatgtttttcacaTAAGGATGGGCTTCATaaacatcaaagaattcacacaggggtgaagccattttcttgtactCTATGTGGAAAATGCTTTTCACTGAAAGATGGTCTTAAGAAACATCaaaaaattcacacaggagagaagccattttcatgtctcgaatgtggaaaatgttttttgcATAAAGGTGGGCTTcagaaacatcagagaactcacacaggggagaaaccattttcatgttcagaatgtgggaaatgcttttcaTTTAAAGCTCATCTTCAGGCACATGagcgaattcacacaggggagaagccatattcttgtacagaatgtggaaaatgtttttccaCAAAAGTTCAACTTCAAAAACATCAGAAAACGCACAGAAAGGAGAAGACctttccatgttcagaatgtggtaaatgtttttcaACCAAATTTCAGTTTGAGGGACATTTGAGAACtcatacaggggagaagccattttcatgttcagtatgtgggaaatgtttctccCTTAAAGGTTATCTTCAagcacatcagagaactcacagagcagagaagccattttcttgtttggaatgtgggaaatgcttttcaACTAAAGTGCAACTACATAAACATCAGAGAACGCACCTggaggagaaaccattttcatgttcagaatgtggaaaagggTTTTATCTTCAGTCTCTTCTTTgggtacatcagagaactcacacaggggagaggccattttcatgttcggaatgtggaAAGTGTTTCTACGAAAAATCGGTTCTTCTTAGACATGTAAGAATTCACACTAGAGAAAAGTAA
- the LOC140119835 gene encoding uncharacterized protein, which produces MVKKVYKKFILLLLVTGERKPPILISWLYFPGDESTRGSHGRPPSSPCGEVEDNQSHLSTEEGNHGEKRTFSCLKCEKSFSQESNLLIHLQSHREKKVFSCPECEKNFTQKSSLDQHMKNHTREKPFPCPECGKCFTQKSALVQHQRIHTGEKPFSCSECGKCFNKKSNLLEHQRIHTGQKPFSCIECGKYFIQKSNLAEHEKIHTGEKPFSCPECEKCFAQKSYLVIHQRTHTGEKPFSCNECGKCFSDNSSLVKHRRTHTGEKPFSCNDCEKCFSDNSSLVKHRRTHTGEKPFSCTECGKCFSDNSSFVKHQRTHTGKKPFSCPECGKCFSHKLNLVNHQKNHTGEKPFLCIECGKCFSVKGLLTRHQKTHTVEKPFLCLECGKCFSHKLYLVSHQKTHVEQKPFSCTECGKCFSMKSSLVQHQRIHTGEKPFSCAKCEKCFNQRSSLVKHQRIHTGEKPC; this is translated from the coding sequence AtggtcaaaaaagtttataaaaaattcATTTTACTTCTGCTCGTAACTGGGGAAAGGAAACCTCCAATACTGATTTCTTGGTTATACtttccaggagatgaaagtacaagaggttcccatggacgtcccccctcatctccttgtggtgaagtagaagataatcagtcacatctttccacagaggagggaaatcatggagagaaGAGGACGTTTTCATGTCTGAAATGTGAGAAGTCTTTCAGTCAAGAATCAAATCTTCTCATTCATCTTCAAAGTCACCGAGAGAAAAAGgttttttcatgtccagaatgtgagaAAAACTTTACACAGAAATCAAGTCTTGATCAACATATGAAAAATCACACAagagagaagccatttccatgtcctgaatgtgggaaatgttttactcagaaatcagctcttgttcaacaccagagaattcacacaggggagaagccattttcatgttcagaatgtgggaaatgtttcaataaaaaatctaatcttttggaacaccagagaattcacacagggcagaaaccattttcatgtattgaatgtggaaaatattttattcagaaatcaaatcttgctgaacatgaaaaaattcacacaggggagaagccattttcatgtccagaatgtgagaaatgttttgctcagaaatcatatcttgtcatacatcagagaactcacacgggagagaaacctttttcatgtaatgaatgtggaaaatgtttcagtgATAATTCAAGTCTTGTTAAACAccggagaactcacacaggagagaagccattttcatgcaatgactgtgaaaaatgttttaGTGATAATTCAAGTCTTGTTAAACAccggagaactcacacaggggagaaaccattttcatgcactgaatgtggaaaatgtttcagtgATAATTCAAGTTTTGTTAAACACCAAAGAACTCATACAGgaaagaagccattttcatgtcctgaatgtggaaaatgttttagtcatAAATTAAATCTTGTTAACCATCAGAAaaatcacacaggggaaaagccatttttatgtattgaatgtggaaaatgttttagtgtGAAAGGACTGCTTACTAGACATCAGAAAACTCACACggtggagaagccatttttatgtcttgaatgcgggaaatgttttagtcATAAATTGTATCTTGTTAGCCATCAGAAAACTCATGTAGaacagaagccattttcatgcactgaatgtgggaaatgttttagtatGAAATCAAGTCTTGTTCAACATCaacgaattcacacaggggagaagccattctcctgtgctaaatgtgaaaaatgttttaatcAGAGATCaagtcttgttaaacatcagagaattcacacaggagagaagccatgttAA
- the LOC140119898 gene encoding uncharacterized protein — MEEWEYIEGHKDQYKDIMMEDHQPLTSPDGSSHRNPPERCPSPGDSRDITQEPERCPSPGDSRDITQEPERCPSPGDSWDITQEPERCPSPGDSRDITQEPERCPSPGDSRDITQEPERCPSPGDSWDITQEPERCPSPGDSRDITQEPERCPSPGDSRDITQEPDRCPSPGDSQDCPEETEENIPLDHWVDGAEIPVNPL; from the exons atggaggagtgggagtatatagaaggacacaaggaccagtacaaggacatcatgatggaggaccaccagcccctcacatcaccag atggatccagtcacagaaatccaccagagagatgtcccagtcctggagattcccgggatattacacaggaaccagagagatgtcccagtcctggagattcccgagatattacacaggaaccagagagatgtcccagtcctggagattcctgggatattacacaggaaccagagagatgtcccagtcctggagattcccgggatattacacaggaaccagagagatgtcccagtcctggagattcccgagatattacacaggaaccagagagatgtcccagtcctggagattcctgggatattacacaggaaccagagagatgtcccagtcctggagattcccgggatattacacaggaaccagagagatgtcccagtcctggagattcccgagatattacacaggaaccagacagatgtcccagtcctggagattcccaagATTGtccagaggagacagaggagaacatcccactggatcattgggtagatggagctgagattCCTGTAAATCCTTTATAG